A region from the Cryptosporangium arvum DSM 44712 genome encodes:
- a CDS encoding TetR/AcrR family transcriptional regulator has product MRADAARNVGLLVAAARALVTEAGPDVVLDEVARRAGVANATLYRHFPTRGDLLVAVYAGELTALCDAADLDHASPGDALFTWLEAYVGHVASQRALAEAAPAERRTELFDEWHRRLRETMTQLLERAQRSGEMRADLTPADLVAAAGGIARSSTDADQAHRLLGFFRSGVATNRDAPAPGRAGRSGGEGLDATGLGTGQRGRGGQ; this is encoded by the coding sequence ATGCGTGCCGATGCCGCGCGGAACGTCGGGCTGCTGGTGGCCGCGGCGCGAGCGCTGGTGACGGAGGCCGGGCCGGACGTCGTGCTCGACGAGGTCGCCCGGCGCGCCGGGGTGGCGAACGCGACGCTCTACCGGCACTTCCCGACCCGCGGCGACCTGCTGGTGGCGGTGTACGCGGGCGAGCTCACCGCGCTCTGCGACGCCGCCGACCTCGACCACGCCTCGCCGGGTGACGCGCTCTTCACGTGGCTCGAGGCCTACGTGGGGCACGTGGCGTCCCAACGGGCCCTGGCCGAAGCGGCACCGGCCGAGCGTCGGACCGAACTGTTCGACGAGTGGCACCGGCGCCTGCGCGAGACCATGACACAGCTGCTCGAACGGGCCCAGCGCAGCGGCGAGATGCGCGCCGACCTCACGCCGGCCGATCTGGTGGCGGCGGCCGGCGGGATAGCCCGCTCCAGCACGGACGCCGACCAGGCGCACCGCTTGCTCGGCTTCTTCCGGAGCGGGGTCGCGACCAACCGGGACGCACCCGCACCCGGCCGCGCCGGGCGCTCAGGGGGTGAGGGCCTCGATGCCACCGGGCTGGGCACCGGTCAGCGCGGGCGCGGCGGCCAGTAA
- a CDS encoding nuclear transport factor 2 family protein produces MTLTLEDRLAITDLVNRHGHLTDAGDFDAYRELFTEDVVYDVSDLGFGAIEGLAATRAAAEALGEHNPLAHHVTNVVVTAVGDGARALSKGFGLMTSGAVGSVTYDDVVVRTDRGWRISRRTVKARREPLTG; encoded by the coding sequence ATGACTCTCACCCTCGAAGACCGACTGGCGATCACCGATCTGGTGAACCGGCACGGGCACCTCACCGACGCCGGGGACTTCGACGCCTACCGCGAACTGTTCACCGAGGACGTCGTGTACGACGTGAGCGACCTGGGCTTCGGAGCGATCGAAGGGCTCGCGGCCACCCGCGCGGCGGCCGAGGCGCTCGGCGAGCACAACCCGCTGGCGCATCACGTCACGAACGTCGTGGTCACCGCGGTGGGCGACGGCGCGCGGGCGCTCTCGAAGGGGTTCGGGCTGATGACGAGCGGCGCGGTCGGCAGCGTCACCTACGACGACGTCGTCGTGCGCACCGACCGGGGGTGGCGGATCTCCCGCCGGACCGTGAAGGCCCGGCGGGAGCCGCTGACGGGCTAG
- a CDS encoding acetyl-CoA C-acetyltransferase yields the protein MPEFADRDAVIVATARSPIGRAMKGSLKDVRPDDLAATIVRAALDKVPSLDPTTIDDLILGCGLPGGEQGYNMARVVAILLGYDTLPGTTVTRYCSSSVQSTRMAFHAIKAGEGDAFISAGVETVSRFVKGSSDGLPDTTNPLFLDARKRTDDSAAGGVTWHDPRNDDTLPDVYIAMGQTAENLAQLKGVSRREQDEFAVRSQNLAEKAIANGHFAREITPITLPDGTVVSTDDGPRAGTTYEKVAGLKPVFRPDGTVTAGNACPLNDGAAAVVIVSGARARELGLTPLARIVSTGVTGLSPEIMGYGPVEASKQALSRAGLAISDIDLVEINEAFAAQVIPSYQDLGIDLDKLNVSGGAIALGHPFGMTGARITTTLLNNLQAHDKQFGLETMCVGGGQGMALVLERLS from the coding sequence GTGCCTGAGTTCGCCGACCGCGACGCCGTCATCGTCGCCACCGCGCGGTCACCGATCGGACGAGCGATGAAGGGGTCGCTGAAAGACGTCCGCCCGGACGACTTGGCGGCGACGATCGTCCGCGCCGCGCTCGACAAGGTGCCGTCGCTCGACCCCACGACGATCGACGACCTGATCCTCGGGTGCGGCCTGCCCGGCGGGGAGCAGGGCTACAACATGGCCCGGGTCGTCGCGATCCTGCTGGGCTACGACACGCTGCCCGGCACCACCGTCACCCGGTACTGCTCCTCGTCCGTGCAGAGCACCCGGATGGCGTTCCACGCGATCAAGGCCGGCGAGGGTGACGCGTTCATCTCGGCCGGCGTGGAGACCGTGTCCCGGTTCGTGAAGGGCAGCTCGGACGGTCTGCCCGACACCACCAACCCGCTCTTCCTCGACGCCCGCAAGCGCACCGACGACTCGGCCGCCGGCGGCGTCACCTGGCACGACCCGCGCAACGACGACACGCTGCCCGACGTCTACATCGCGATGGGCCAGACCGCCGAGAACCTCGCGCAGCTCAAGGGCGTCTCCCGCCGCGAGCAGGACGAGTTCGCGGTGCGGTCGCAGAACCTGGCCGAGAAGGCGATCGCGAACGGCCACTTCGCGCGGGAGATCACGCCGATCACGCTGCCCGACGGAACGGTCGTGAGCACGGACGACGGCCCGCGCGCCGGCACCACCTACGAGAAGGTGGCCGGGCTCAAGCCGGTGTTCCGGCCCGACGGCACGGTCACGGCGGGCAACGCGTGCCCGCTGAACGACGGGGCCGCCGCGGTGGTCATCGTCAGCGGCGCCCGCGCTCGCGAGCTCGGCCTCACGCCGCTCGCGCGGATCGTGTCGACAGGTGTCACGGGCCTGTCCCCCGAGATCATGGGATACGGGCCGGTCGAGGCGTCGAAGCAGGCGCTCTCCCGGGCCGGGCTCGCGATCTCCGACATCGACCTGGTCGAGATCAACGAGGCGTTCGCGGCCCAGGTGATCCCGTCGTACCAGGACCTGGGCATCGACCTGGACAAGCTCAACGTGAGCGGCGGCGCGATCGCGCTGGGGCACCCGTTCGGCATGACCGGTGCCCGCATCACCACCACGCTGCTCAACAACCTGCAGGCCCACGACAAGCAGTTCGGCCTGGAGACGATGTGCGTCGGCGGCGGCCAGGGCATGGCCCTGGTGCTCGAGCGCCTGAGCTAG
- a CDS encoding SGNH/GDSL hydrolase family protein gives MKLSTVAAGAATAAATAAGAAVSVLAIEGLLARRRRYLSADLAPPGSGVFGTGRPLRLALLGDSTAAGLGVMVTGETVGGRLAELLASTGRRVHLSSAAVAGSRTADLDAQVARVLVHGVPDVAVILIGGEDAIAFTPLDVVEAELTATVRRLVAAGSAVVVGTCPDLGAARNFGQPLREIMAWSGRRVATASARAAADAEGGVVDLAGRTGGVFRADGGTLSADGYHPSADGYQLWALALYPLVYEASRTTSGQH, from the coding sequence GTGAAGCTGAGCACAGTTGCGGCCGGCGCTGCGACAGCGGCCGCGACCGCTGCGGGTGCGGCCGTCTCCGTACTGGCCATCGAAGGGCTCCTGGCGCGTCGGCGCCGCTACCTGTCGGCCGATCTGGCCCCTCCCGGCTCGGGGGTCTTCGGCACCGGCCGGCCGCTCCGGCTGGCCCTGCTCGGCGACTCCACGGCGGCCGGGCTCGGCGTCATGGTGACCGGCGAGACGGTCGGCGGGCGCCTGGCCGAGCTGCTCGCGTCCACCGGCCGCCGGGTGCACCTGTCGTCGGCCGCGGTGGCCGGGTCACGCACGGCCGACCTGGACGCCCAGGTCGCGCGGGTCCTCGTGCACGGGGTGCCTGACGTGGCGGTGATCCTGATCGGCGGCGAGGACGCGATCGCGTTCACTCCGCTCGACGTCGTCGAGGCCGAGCTGACCGCGACCGTGCGCCGGCTCGTGGCGGCCGGCTCCGCGGTGGTCGTCGGCACCTGCCCCGACCTCGGCGCGGCCCGCAACTTCGGCCAGCCGCTGCGCGAGATCATGGCCTGGTCGGGTCGTCGGGTGGCGACGGCGTCGGCCCGGGCCGCGGCGGACGCGGAGGGCGGGGTCGTCGACCTGGCCGGGCGTACCGGCGGGGTGTTCCGCGCGGACGGCGGCACGCTCTCGGCCGATGGCTACCACCCGTCGGCCGACGGATACCAGCTCTGGGCGCTCGCGCTGTACCCGCTCGTTTATGAGGCATCGCGCACAACGTCCGGGCAGCACTGA